The Lycium ferocissimum isolate CSIRO_LF1 chromosome 1, AGI_CSIRO_Lferr_CH_V1, whole genome shotgun sequence genome includes a region encoding these proteins:
- the LOC132065727 gene encoding uncharacterized protein LOC132065727 — translation MAFYSELITKVRNMLQGWKGNLLSFGRSAVLLTHVLEAMPIHLLSAVDPPSFVIEKLHKNFAQFYWSNTVGESNRQTKPTLWSSFVSNKYLKKNNPILVPWKRGSHVWRKLLQARDLIDHQILWQLKMGSALFWFDNWSGVGFLYFLTPPDFYCNEENNNVSDAVTQIRWHEVGLRNNLPQDLADFIINEVQPPSRGDELDKPWWMLETNGQFSLKPTWEYVRSKGEKKDVYRKIWVKGLPFKPKEETVPHIFLKCATAQSTWKYFCSAASIAIDGLHLHQVIMKWWTADVIPRIKHVYYVVPSIIVWELCKKRNGYRHRNKVTTSRVIYQASTIIQQLVRLRKLGIKNVPHGWFEILKILEDYTPKLQVTKYMQRLRKLMTLVYAKAKEINDTTNTVSEALALLGAARYCLAQHVYSFILETDSLLMKNILDRTWKPPWNIADVVEEIWDITDNAQVQVLHIMREGDQLADHLANYALDYGEIEVNSFAELDSKGKKILNSDNLHCPYLRIKTVRKY, via the exons ATGGCATTTTATTCTGAGTTGATTACTAAAGTGAGAAACATGTTGCAAGGCTGGAAGGGGAATTTGCTTTCATTTGGTAGAAGTGCAGTTTTGTTAACTCATGTTCTAGAAGCAATGCCAATTCATTTATTGTCAGCTGTAGATCCACCATCTTTTGTGATTGAAAAACTGCACAAAAATTTTGCACAGTTTTATTGGAGCAATACAGTTGGAGAAAGTAATAGGCA GACTAAGCCAACATTATGGAGTTCATTTGTGAGTAACAAGTATTTGAAGAAGAACAATCCAATATTGGTGCCATGGAAGAGAGGATCTCATGTTTGGAGGAAATTGCTACAAGCTAGGGACTTGATTGACCATCAGATTTTGTGGCAGTTGAAAATGGGATCAGCACTTTTTTGGTTTGATAACTGGTCTGGTGTaggttttttatattttctcacaCCTCCAGATTTCTATTGTAATGAGGAGAACAATAATGTTTCAGATGCAGTAACACAAATAAGGTGGCATGAGGTGGGTTTGAGGAATAATCTACCACAAGATCTGGCTGACTTTATTATCAATGAAGTACAGCCTCCTAGTAGGGGAGATGAGCTTGATAAGCCCTGGTGGATGTTAGAAACTAATGGACAATTTTCTTTGAAACCAACATGGGAGTATGTAAGAAGCAAAGGGGAAAAGAAGGATGTGTATAGGAAGATTTGGGTCAAAGGGCTACCTTTTAAG CCTAAAGAGGAGACTGTTCCACATATATTTCTCAAATGTGCTACTGCTCAAAGCACTTGGAAATATTTTTGTTCAGCTGCAAGTATTGCCATTGATGGTTTGCACCTGCATCAGGTCATTATGAAGTGGTGGACAGCTGATGTGATCCCAAGAATAAAACATGTTTACTATGTTGTTCCATCTATCATAGTTTGGGAATTATGCAAGAAGAGAAATGGATATAGACATAGGAACAAAGTCACTACCAGCAGGGTCATATATCAAGCCTCCacaattattcaacaactagtGAGGTTAAGGAAATTAGGCATCAAGAATGTTCCTCAcggatggtttgaaattttgaaaattttggaagattatACTCCAAAGTTACAAGTTACTAAG TATATGCAAAGGCTAAGGAAATTGATGACATTAGTATATGCAAAGGCTAAGGAAATTAATGACACTACTAACACTGTCTCTGAGGCTTTGGCTTTGCTTGGTGCTGCAAGATATTGCCTAGCACAACATGTTTACTCATTTATCCTTGAAACTGATTCACTCctgatgaaaaatattttggatAGGACTTGGAAGCCTCCTTGGAATATTGCAGATGTTGTAGAGGAGATTTGGGATATCACTGATAATGCTCAGGTTCAGGTTTTGCATATAATGAGGGAAGGCGACCAATTAGCTGATCATTTGGCTAATTATGCACTTGACTATGGAGAAATAGAGGTGAACTCATTTGCAGAACTTGACTCAAAGGGGAAGAAAATTCTCAATAGTGACAATCTACATTGTCCATATTTGAGAATTAAAACTGTTAGAAAGTATTGA